A genomic stretch from Oreochromis aureus strain Israel breed Guangdong linkage group 17, ZZ_aureus, whole genome shotgun sequence includes:
- the cand1 gene encoding cullin-associated NEDD8-dissociated protein 1 codes for MASASYHISNLLEKMTSSDKDFRFMATNDLMTELQKDSIKLDDDSERKVVRMILKLLEDKNGEVQNLAVKCLGPLVSKVKEYQVETIVDTLCTNMLSDKEQLRDISSIGLKTVIGELPPASSGSALAASVCKKITGRLTSAIAKQEDVSVQLEALDIMADMLCRQGGLLVNFHPSILSCLLPQLTSPRLAVRKRTIMALGHLVMSCGNLVFIDLIEHLLAELGRNDNMSTTRTYIQCTAAISRQAGHRIGEYLEKIIPLVVKFCNVDDDELREYCIQAFESFVRRCPKEVYPHVPTVISICLRYLTYDPNYNFDDEDEDDNAMDAEQNDEDYQGSDDEYSDDDDMSWKVRRAAAKCLDAVVSTRHEMLPEFYRTVSPALVCRFKEREENVKADVFHAYLSLLKQTRPAQSWLADPDAMEQGDTPLTMLQSQVPMIVKALHKQLKEKSVKTRQCCFNMLTELVNVLPGALTQHIPVLIPGIIFSLNDKSSSSNLKIDALACLHVIMVTHPAHAFHAHVPALVPPVVSCVGDPFYKITSEALLVTQQLVKVIRPLDSQSEASDSFDPSPYINDLFTCTIKRLKAADIDQEVKERAISCMGQIICNLGDHLPAELPGTLLIFLERLKNEITRLTTVKALTLIAGSPLKIDLRPVLPDAVPILASFLRKNQRALKLCTLAALDILLRNYSSAVTPVMVDAVLAELPPLISESDMHVSQMALSFLSTLAVTHPSSLGQLSGGNILQQLIALVRSPLLQGGALSAMLDFYQALVATDTPGLGYMDLLRMLTGPVYSQSAALPHKQAYCSIAKCVAALTRACPTEGPAVVGQFIQDVKNSRSTDSIRLLALLSLGEVGHHVDLSGQPELKTVILDAFSSSSEEVKSAASYALGSIAVGNLPEYLPFVLQEITSSKRQYLLLHSLKEIISSASVSGLKPYVESVWSLLLKHCECQEEGTRNVVAECLGKLTLIDPETLLPRLKGYLLSGSSYARSSVVTAVKFTISDQPQPIDPLLKNCIGDFLKTLEDPDLNVRRVALVTFNSAAHNKPSLIRELLDSVLPQLYNETKVRKELIREVEMGPFKHTVDDGLDLRKAAFECMYTLLDSCLDRLDIFTFLNHVEDGLKDHYDIKMLTFLMLARLSSLCPSAVLQRLDRLVEPLRATCTTKVKANSVKQEFEKQDELKRSAMRAVVALLTIPEAEKSPLMSEFQSQISSNQELAAIFDSIQRDSSSANMESMDTS; via the exons ATGGCGAGCGCCTCGTACCACATCTCCAACCTGCTGGAGAAAATGACATCCAGCGACAAGGATTTCAG ATTTATGGCAACTAACGACCTGATGACGGAGCTTCAGAAAGACTCAATCAAGCTGGACGACGACAGCGAGAGGAAG GTGGTGAGGATGATTCTCAAACTGTTGGAAGACAAGAACGGAGAAGTTCAGAACTTGGCTGTCAAATG CCTGGGCCCTCTGGTCAGTAAGGTGAAGGAGTACCAGGTGGAGACGATCGTAGACACTCTGTGCACCAACATGCTTTCAGACAAAGAGCAGCTCAGAGACATTTCCTCCATCGGACTCAAAACAGTCATTGGGGAGCTACCGCCGGCCTCCAGTG GCTCGGCTTTAGCGGCCAGCGTCTGTAAGAAGATAACGGGTCGTTTGACGAGCGCTATCGCCAAACAGGAAGATGTGTCCGTGCAGCTGGAGGCGCTCGACATCATGGCCGACATGCTCTGCAG ACAGGGGGGTCTGCTGGTGAATTTCCATCCCTCCATCCTCAGCTGCCTTCTGCCTCAGCTCACCTCCCCCCGGCTGGCCGTCAGAAAG AGGACCATCATGGCTCTGGGCCATCTGGTGATGTCCTGCGGGAATCTGGTGTTTATCGACCTGATCGAGCACCTCCTCGCCGAGCTGGGGAGGAATGACAACATGTCGACCACCAGGACATACATCCAGTGCACGGCCGCCATCAGTAGACAGGCTGGACACAGGATCG GTGAGTACCTGGAGAAGATCATCCCTCTGGTGGTGAAGTTCTGTAACGTGGACGATGACGAGCTCAGAGAGTACTGCATCCAGGCCTTCGAGTCCTTCGTCAGGAG GTGTCCCAAAGAAGTTTACCCACACGTCCCCACCGTCATCTCCATCTGCCTGCGCTACCTGACCTACGACCCAAACTACAACTTTGATGATGAAGACGAGGATGACAACGCCATGGACGCTGAGCAGAACGACGAAGACTATCAAG GCAGCGACGACGAGTACAGTGATGATGACGACATGAGCTGGAAGGTTCGAAGGGCGGCGGCGAAGTGTTTAGACGCTGTCGTCTCAACTCGTCATGAGATGCTGCCGGAGTTCTACCGCAccgtgtctcctgcgcttgtcTGTCGCTTCAAG gagagggaggagaatGTAAAGGCGGATGTTTTCCACGCCTACTTGTCACTGCTCaaacagaccagaccagctcaGAGCTGGTTGGCTGATCCAGACGCCATGGAGCAAGGAGACACGCCGCTGACGATGCTGCAGAGCCAG GTCCCCATGATTGTGAAAGCTCTGCACAAACAGCTAaaggagaaaagtgtgaaaacccGTCAGTGCTGCTTCAACATGCTGACCGAGCTGGTGAACGTCCTCCCGGGCGCCCTCACTCAGCACATCCCGGTCCTCATACCAG GTATCATTTTCTCTCTGAACGACAAGTCGAGCAGCTCAAACCTGAAGATCGACGCTCTAGCCTGCCTCCACGTCATCATGGTCACGCACCCTGCTCACGCCTTCCACGCCCACGTCCCTGCCCTTGTCCCGCCCGTGGTGTCATGCGTGGGAGACCCCTTTTACAAGATCACCTCTGAGGCTCTGCTCGTTACTCAGCAGCTTGTCAAG GTGATCCGACCActggacagccaatcagaagccaGCGACAGCTTCGATCCCTCTCCTTACATTAACGACCTGTTCACCTGCACCATCAAGCGCCTGAAGGCCGCTGACATTGACCAGGAGGTGAAAGAGCGAGCCATTTCCTGTATGGGGCAGATCATCTGTAACCTAG GGGACCATTTGCCTGCTGAGCTTCCGGGAACGCTGCTGATCTTCTTGGAACGCCTCAAGAATGAGATCACAAGGCTGACGACGGTGAAAG cTCTGACGCTGATCGCCGGCTCACCACTGAAAATCGACCTGAGGCCGGTTCTTCCCGACGCCGTTCCCATCCTCGCCTCCTTCCTCCGCAAGAACCAGCGTGCCCTGAAGCTCTGCACACTGGCTGCTCTGGACATCCTGCTAAGAAActacag CTCTGCGGTGACTCCAGTGATGGTAGACGCTGTCCTGGCCGAGCTGCCTCCTCTGATCTCTGAGAGCGACATGCACGTGTCTCAGATGGCGCTGAGCTTCCTGTCCACGTTGGCAGTGACTCACCCGTCCTCGTTGGGTCAGCTGAGCGGAGGGAACATCCTCCAGCAGCTCATCGCGCTGGTTCGATCCCCGCTGCTGCAAGGAGGCGCGCTCTCTGCTATGCTCGACTTCTACCAG GCACTCGTGGCTACAGACACTCCCGGCCTGGGCTACATGGACCTGCTGAGGATGCTCACTGGCCCCGTTTACTCCCAGAGCGCCGCCTTGCCGCACAAACAGGCATACTGCTCCATTGCCAAGTGTGTCGCTGCTCTGACCAGAGCCTGTCCCACTGAGGGGCCTGCCGTGGTGGGACAGTTCATCCAG GATGTGAAGAACAGCCGTTCCACAGACTCCATCAGACTCCTCGCTTTGCTCTCATTGGGTGAGGTTGGACACCACGTGGACCTCAGCGGCCAACCAGAGCTCAAGACTGTCATCCTGGATgctttctcctcctccagtGAAGAG GTCAAGTCGGCGGCCTCGTATGCGTTGGGCAGCATCGCGGTGGGGAACCTGCCAGAGTACCTGCCCTTCGTCCTGCAGGAGATCACCTCCTCCAAGAGGCAGTACCTGCTGCTTCACTCGCTCAAAGAGATCATCA GCTCGGCGTCTGTCTCCGGGCTGAAGCCCTACGTGGAGTCTGTTTGGTCGCTGCTGCTCAAACATTGCGAGTGTCAGGAGGAGGGAACCAGGAACGTGGTGGCTGAGTGTTTGGGCAAACTGACGCTGATCGACCCCGAGACACTGCTGCCCCGCCTCAAAGGATACCTGCTCTCAG GTTCGTCGTATGCCAGGAGTTCTGTGGTAACGGCTGTGAAGTTTACCATCTCTGACCAGCCGCAGCCCATTGACCCACTGCTGAAGAACTGCatag GTGATTTCCTGAAGACGCTGGAGGATCCAGACTTGAATGTGCGGCGTGTTGCCTTGGTAACGTTCAACTCTGCCGCCCACAATAAACCCAGTCTGATCCGCGAGCTGCTAGACTCAGTTCTACCGCAACTGTACAACGAGACCAAAGTCCGGAAGGAGCTGATCCGAGAG GTGGAGATGGGACCCTTCAAACACACGGTAGACGATGGGCTGGACCTTAGGAAGGCTGCGTTCGAGTGTATGTACACTCTGCTGGACAGCTGCTTGGACCGACTCGACATCTTCACCTTCCTCAACCACGTGGAGGACGGTCTGAAGGACCACTATGACATCAAG ATGCTGACCTTCCTGATGCTGGCTAGACTGTCATCTCTGTGTCCCAGTGCTGTTCTTCAAAGACTGGACAGACTAGTGGAGCCACTGAGGGCCACCTGTACCACAAAG GTGAAGGCGAACTCAGTGAAGCAGGAGTTCGAGAAGCAGGATGAGCTGAAGCGGTCTGCGATGCGAGCTGTTGTCGCACTGCTCACCATCCCCGAGGCCGAGAAGTCACCGCTGATGTCAGAGTTTCAGTCTCAGATCTCATCTAACCAGGAGCTGGCGGCCATCTTCGACTCCATCCAGAGAGACTCCAGCTCTGCCAACATGGAGTCCATGGATACCAGTTAA